The proteins below are encoded in one region of Populus alba chromosome 2, ASM523922v2, whole genome shotgun sequence:
- the LOC118044417 gene encoding endoribonuclease Dicer homolog 1, whose protein sequence is MESESNGRVSGIGGGGGGGGGGGPSYWLDACEDISCDIIDDFVDFDTSIVPELSVDNNSNVNNDFFGGIDHILDSIKNGSGLPPLHNASTTANASNGSRDCIVGDGWFVNVENGVCNGSSVSQSNGGDKDNIDRKGQVENGGNGLNLSNGKREERSSNNFVKENGKKDEQSTEQAIDGDERCGKRARLCCYRNEKVYSSRGQHEHRDRERGSSRKRSRDWDESDRRDRDISRRRDRYSGSNRRDCRDRDWRERELRGYWERDRSGSKDMVFRLGTWEADHSKEGREANDKIQECKGELEKKSEESKEKVPEEQARQYQLDVLDQAKKKNTIAFLETGAGKTLIAVLLIRSICNDLQRQNKKILAVFLVPKVPLVYQQAEVIRESTGYQVGHYCGEMGQDFWDTRRWQREFETKQVLVMTAQILLNILRHSIIKMEAINLLILDECHHAVKKHPYSLVMSEFYHTTPKEKRPSVFGMTASPVNLKGVSSQVDCAIKIRNLESKLDSIVCTIKDRKELEKHVPMPAEVVVEYDKAASLWSLHEQIKQIEAAVEEAAQSSSRRSKWQFMGARDAGAKEELRQVYGVSERTESDGAANLIQKLRAINYALGDLGQWCAYKVAQSFLTALQNDERANYQLDVKFQESYLERVVLLLQCQLTEGAVTDKDTKVSDNGNGNIQDGPGFDEIEEGELPDSHVVSGGEHVDVIIGAAVADGKVTPKVQSLIKILLRYQHTEDFRAIIFVERVVAALVLPKVFAELPSLSFVRCASMIGHNNSQEMRTSQMQDTIAKFRDGRVTLLVATSVAEEGLDIRQCNVVIRFDLAKTVLAYIQSRGRARKPGSDYILMVERGNLSHGAFLRNARNSEETLRKEAIERTDLSHLKDTSRLIAVDSIPGTVYQVESTGAVVSLNSAVGLVHFYCSQLPSDRYSILRPGFIMEKHEKPGGPTEYSCKLQLPCNAPFEELEGPVCSSVRLAHQAVCLAACKKLHEMGAFTDMLLPDKGSEEEKDKVDQNDEGEPLPGTARHREFYPEGVAKTLQGEWILCGRDGCNNSKVLHLYLYGVKCLNSGTSNDPFLAQVSNFAVLFGNELDAEVLSMSMDLFIARTMITKASLVFRGHIAITESQLASLKTFHVRLMSIVLDVDVEPSTTPWDPAKAYLFVPMVSDKSVDPIKEIDWDLVENIIGTDAWSNPLQRARPDVYLGTNERTLGGDRREYGFGKLRHGIAFGQKAHPTYGIRGAVAQFDVVKASGLIPKRGCDATETQKLELTKGKLMMADTCVNADALMGRIVTAAHSGKRFYVDSICYDMTAEISFPRKEGYLGPLEYSSYADYYKQKYGVELIFKQQPLLRGRGVSYCKNLLSPRFEHSDSNEGDAEENLDKTYYVFLPPELCLVHPLPGSLVRGAQRLPSIMRRVESMLLAVELKDIINYPVPASKILEALTAASCQETFCYERAELLGDAYLKWVVSRFLFLKYPQKHEGQLTRMRQQMVSNMVLYQNALNKGLQSYIQADRFAPSRWAAPGVLPVFDEETKDGDLYLFDQEKSLAEDRTGTNHLDDGYENEIEDGELESDASSYRVLSSKTLADVVEALIGVYYVEGGKNAVNHLMKWTGIQVEFDHEEIDGASRPFNVPESVLRSVDFDTLEGALDIKFNDRGLLIEAITHASRPSSGVSCYQRLEFVGDAVLDHLITRHLFFTYTNLPPGRLTDLRAAAVNNENFARVAVKHKLHAHLRHGSSALEKQIRDFVREVQDELLKPGFNSFGLGDCKAPKVLGDIVESIAGAIFLDSGRDTAAVWKVFQPLLHPMVTPETLPMHPVRELQERCQQQAEGLEYKASRSGNLATVEVFIDGVQVGVAQNPQKKMAQKLAARNALVVLKEKETAEAKEKSDENGKKKRNGNQTFTRQTLNDICLRRNWPMPSYRCVNEGGPAHAKRFTFSVRVNTTDRGWTDECVGEPMPSVKKAKDSAAVLLLELLNKRYS, encoded by the exons ATGGAGAGCGAGAGTAATGGTAGGGTTTCGGGGATTGGAGGTGGAggcggaggtggaggtggaggtggtcCGTCTTACTGGCTTGATGCATGTGAGGATATTTCTTGTGATATTATAgatgattttgttgattttgatacTTCAATTGTTCCAGAATTATCTGTTGATAATAATTCCAATGTTAATAATGATTTCTTTGGAGGGATTGATCACATTCTTGATAGTATCAAGAATGGTAGTGGTCTTCCTCCTCTTCATAATGCTAGTACGACAGCTAATGCTTCCAATGGAAGTCGGGATTGCATTGTTGGTGATGGTtggtttgttaatgttgaaAATGGAGTTTGCAATGGGAGCTCGGTATCACAATCAAATGGTGGTGATAAGGACAATATTGACAGAAAAGGGCAGGTGGAGAATGGTGGTAATGGGTTGAATTTGTCCAATgggaagagagaagagaggtcCTCAAACAATTTTGTTAAAGAAAATGGGAAGAAGGATGAGCAGTCGACGGAGCAAGCTATTGATGGTGATGAAAGGTGCGGTAAAAGGGCTAGACTTTGTTGTTATAGAAATGAGAAAGTGTATTCTAGTAGAGGGCAGCATGAGCATAGGGATAGGGAGAGAGGTTCTAGCAGGAAGAGGTCACGGGATTGGGATGAAAGCGATAGAAGGGATAGGGATATTAGTCGAAGAAGAGATAGATATAGTGGTAGTAATAGGAGGGATTGTAGAGATAGGGATTGGAGGGAAAGAGAACTTAGGGGTTATTGGGAGAGGGATCGTTCAGGTTCCAAAGACATGGTTTTCCGATTGGGCACTTGGGAAGCTGATCATAGCAAAGAAGGAAGGGAGGCAAATGACAAAATCCAGGAGTGCAAGGGAGAGCTGGAGAAGAAATCAGAGGAGAGTAAAGAGAAAGTCCCTGAAGAACAGGCCCGCCAGTATCAATTGGATGTTCTTGACCAGGctaagaagaaaaatacaatagCTTTTCTTGAAACAGGGGCAGGGAAGACACTCATTGCTGTACTCCTCATCAGAAGCATCTGCAATGACTTGCAAAggcagaataaaaaaattcttgctGTATTTTTAGTTCCGAAGGTTCCACTTGTTTATCAG CAAGCAGAAGTTATTCGTGAGAGCACTGGTTACCAAGTGGGCCATTATTGTGGTGAGATGGGTCAAGATTTCTGGGATACTCGAAGATGGCAGCGTGAGTTTGAAACAAAACAG GTTTTAGTAATGACAGCCCAAATTCTTTTGAACATTCTGAGGCACAGCATAATCAAAATGGAAGCCATAAATCTCCTCATTCTGGATGAGTGTCATCATGCTGTGAAGAAACATCCATATTCTCTTGTGATGTCTGAGTTTTACCATACAACTCCCAAGGAGAAGAGACCATCTGTTTTTGGAATGACAGCTTCTCCTGTTAACTTAAAGG GTGTTTCAAGTCAGGTGGATTGTGCAATAAAGATCCGCAATCTTGAAAGTAAACTGGACTCAATTGTTTGTACGATAAAAGACCGCAAGGAACTGGAAAAGCATGTACCAATGCCGGCAGAGGTTGTGGTGGAATACGACAAAGCAGCTAGCTTGTGGTCCCTTCATGAACAAATAAAGCAAATCGAAGCGGCTGTTGAGGAAGCTGCACAGTCAAGCTCGAGAAGAAGTAAATGGCAATTTATGGGAGCTAGGGATGCTGGGGCCAAGGAAGAGCTGCGCCAGGTTTATGGTGTCTCTGAAAGAACGGAAAGTGATGGGGCTGCTAACTTAATTCAAAAGTTGAGGGCAATTAATTATGCACTTGGTGATCTGGGTCAGTGGTGTGCTTACAAG GTTGCACAATCCTTTCTGACTGCCTTACAAAATGACGAGAGAGCAAACTATCAGCTTGATGTTAAGTTTCAAGAATCCTACCTAGAAAGAGTCGTGTTGCTCTTACAATGCCAATTAACAGAGGGAGCTGTTACAGACAAGGATACAAAAGTTTCAGACAATGGGAATGGCAATATTCAAGATGGGCCTGGTTTTGATGAGATTGAGGAGGGAGAGCTCCCTGACAGTCACG TTGTCTCTGGTGGAGAACATGTTGATGTGATAATAGGAGCTGCTGTAGCTGATGGAAAAGTGACCCCTAAAGTGCAGTCACTGATTAAAATACTACTCAGATATCAGCACACGGAGGATTTTCGTGCAATCATCTTTGTTGAGCGCGTTGTAGCTGCTTTGGTTCTTCCTAAG GTCTTTGCAGAACTTCCATCTCTAAGTTTTGTTAGGTGTGCAAGTATGATAGGGCACAATAATAGTCAGGAAATGAGAACAAGCCAAATGCAAGACACAATTGCCAAATTTCGAGATGGTCGT GTGACATTGTTAGTTGCTACCAGTGTTGCTGAGGAAGGACTTGATATTAGGCAATGCAATGTTGTTATTCGCTTTGATCTTGCAAAAACTGTTCTTGCATATATTCAGTCTCGAGGTCGTGCAAGAAAACCAGGCTCTGATTACATCTTGATGGTGGAGAG GGGAAACCTGTCTCATGGAGCATTCTTAAGGAATGCTAGGAATAGTGAGGAGACCCTGAGGAAAGAAGCGATTGAGAGAACTGACCTCAGTCATCTTAAGGATACTTCAAGGTTAATTGCAGTAGATTCAATACCAGGAACTGTGTATCAGGTGGAGTCTACTGGTGCTGTTGTGAGCTTAAATTCTGCTGTTGGACTTGTTCATTTCTATTGCTCTCAGTTACCCAGTGACAG GTATTCAATACTTCGTCCTGGGTTTATTATGGAGAAGCATGAGAAGCCAGGAGGTCCCACGGAATATTCATGCAAGCTTCAGCTTCCTTGTAATGCACCATTTGAGGAGCTTGAGGGTCCTGTATGCAGTTCAGTGCGCCTTGCACATCAG GCTGTTTGTTTGGCTGCTTGCAAGAAGCTTCATGAGATGGGAGCATTTACTGACATGCTCTTGCCAGACAAGGGAAGTGAGGAAGAAAAGGACAAGGTTGACCAGAATGACGAAGGTGAACCACTTCCTGGGACTGCTAGGCATCGGGAGTTCTATCCTGAAGGTGTAGCTAAGACACTCCAG GGAGAATGGATCTTATGCGGAAGGGATGGTTGCAACAACTCCAAAGTGCTTCATCTCTACTTGTATGGAGTCAAATGCTTAAACAGTGGCACTTCAAATGATCCATTCTTGGctcaagtttcaaattttgcTGTGCTTTTTGGCAATGAGCTGGATGCAGAG GTCTTATCGATGTCGATGGATCTATTTATCGCTCGAACCATGATAACGAAGGCATCTCTTGTCTTTAGGGGTCACATAGCTATTACGGAAAGTCAG CTGGCATCCCTCAAAACTTTTCATGTAAGGTTGATGAGCATTGTACTGGATGTGGATGTTGAACCTTCCACCACTCCATGGGATCCTGCAAAAGCTTATTTATTCGTCCCTATGGTTAGCGATAAGTCTGTAGATCCTATAAAAGAAATTGACTGGGATCtggttgaaaatataattggaaCAGATGCTTGGAGCAATCCTCTTCAGAGAGCTCGACCAGATGTTTACCTTGGTACAAATGAGAGGACACTTGGTGGAGACAGGAGGGAGTATGGTTTTGGGAAATTGCGACATGGAATTGCTTTTGGACAGAAAGCTCATCCCACTTATGGCATCAGGGGAGCTGTAGCACAGTTTGATGTTGTGAAAGCTTCTGGATTGATTCCTAAGAGGGGATGCGATGCAACTGAGACGCAAAAACTGGAGCTGACCAAAGGCAAATTGATGATGGCTGATACTTGTGTCAATGCTGATGCTTTGATGGGGAGAATTGTAACAGCTGCTCACTCTGGGAAGAGGTTTTATGTGGATTCCATATGCTATGATATGACTGCGGAGATCTCATTTCCAAGAAAAGAGGGTTATCTTGGTCCTCTGGAGTACAGCTCATATGCTGATTACTACAAGCAAAA GTATGGAGTTGAATTGATATTTAAGCAGCAGCCTTTACTAAGAGGACGTGGTGTTTCATACTGCAAGAATCTCTTATCCCCTCGGTTTGAACACTCAGATT caAATGAAGGTGATGCTGAAGAGAATCTTGACAAGACTTACTATGTGTTTCTTCCTCCTGAGCTGTGTCTGGTGCACCCTCTTCCTGGATCACTTGTTCGAGGTGCCCAGAGATTACCATCGATAATGAGGAGGGTTGAAAGCATGCTGCTCGCTGTTGAACTTAAGGATATAATAAATTATCCAGTCCCTGCTTCAaag ATCTTGGAAGCCTTGACTGCTGCTTCATGCCAAGAGACATTCTGCTATGAAAGAGCAGAGCTTCTAGGAGATGCTTACCTGAAATGGGTGGTTAGTCGATTTCTTTTTCTGAAGTATCCCCAGAAACATGAGGGTCAACTTACTAGAATGAGGCAACAAATGGTAAGTAATATGGTTTTGTATCAAAATGCACTTAACAAAGGACTTCAGTCATATATCCAAGCAGATCGCTTTGCTCCTTCTCGATGGGCTGCTCCTGGAGTGTTGCCTGTCTTTGATGAGGAAACAAAAGATGGAGACTTGTACTTATTTGATCAGGAGAAGTCACTTGCTGAGGATAGAACCGGAACGAATCATCTTGATGATGggtatgaaaatgaaattgaagatGGTGAACTTGAGAGTGATGCTAGTTCTTACAGAGTCCTCTCTAGCAAGACATTGGCAGATGTTGTTGAAGCATTAATTGGTGTTTATTATGTTGAAGGTGGGAAAAATGCTGTTAACCACCTTATGAAATGGACTGGAATTCAGGTAGAGTTTGATCATGAAGAGATAGATGGTGCATCTAGGCCATTCAATGTTCCAGAAAGTGTTCTTAGGAGTGTTGACTTTGATACTTTAGAAGGTGCCTTGGATATTAAGTTCAATGATCGTGGCTTGTTGATAGAAGCCATAACGCATGCTTCACGACCATCTTCCGGAGTATCCTGCTATCAACGATTAGAATTTGTTGGTGACGCGGTCTTAGATCATCTTATTACTAGGCacttgttttttacatatacaaATCTGCCCCCTGGTCGCCTGACAGACTTGCGAGCTGCTGCTGtaaacaatgaaaattttgCACGTGTTGCAGTTAAACATAAGCTTCATGCGCACCTTAGACATGGGTCAAGTGCCCTTGAAAAGCAG ATTCGGGACTTTGTTAGGGAAGTTCAAGATGAACTATTGAAGCCAGGGTTCAACTCCTTTGGTTTGGGAGATTGCAAAGCTCCAAAGGTTCTTGGTGACATCGTTGAATCCATTGCTGGTGCTATTTTTCTTGACAGCGGACGAGATACAGCGGCTGTGTGGAAG GTTTTTCAACCTCTGTTGCATCCAATGGTCACTCCAGAAACCCTGCCAATGCATCCTGTAAGGGAGCTGCAGGAACGGTGCCAGCAACAGGCTGAAGGATTGGAATACAAAGCCAGTCGAAGTGGCAATTTGGCTACTGTTGAAGTTTTCATTGATGGTGTTCAGGTAGGAGTTGCACAAAATCCACAAAAGAAAATGGCACAGAAACTCGCCGCCAGGAATGCACTTGTTGTTTTGAAAGAGAAGGAAACAGCTGAAGCCAAGGAAAAGAGTGATGAAAatgggaagaagaaaaggaacggCAACCAAACCTTTACTAGACAAACATTAAATGATATCTGCTTGCGTAGAAATTGGCCTATGCCATCTTATCG GTGTGTCAATGAGGGTGGTCCTGCACATGCGAAGAGGTTTACGTTCTCAGTTCGTGTGAATACTACCGATAGAGGATGGACAGACGAATGTGTGGGAGAACCAATGCCGAGTGTTAAGAAGGCCAAAGACTCTGCTGCAGTTCTTCTCTTGGAACTATTAAATAAACGGTACTCATGA